From a single Nymphaea colorata isolate Beijing-Zhang1983 chromosome 4, ASM883128v2, whole genome shotgun sequence genomic region:
- the LOC116252676 gene encoding protein phosphatase 2C 29-like has product MGNGVSVLLPCVRAGPGGHHDLIFSEEPLDQTLGHSFCYIRHGCRLLSPSDSGRFSPSSSCRLAAPAAGVAAETTFRSISGASVSANSSAPIAVFSQGHSDHDGGLGFSSVGGDYGFNVGGKNGDNFFVSSSFFSSLPLQPVPRVLVQQSQELGNSGRFERGFMSGPLERGAASGPLDSSDGIHFSAPLGGYYLKKKKKRHVLSGVAIKRAFQRNFSEKKRPWVFPVLNFVGLHQPREVVSCNGNDNGNDNGSKRRYCDDLEKEGWSRDFGDGLQWAHGKAGEDRVHVVVSEENGWLFVGIYDGFNGPDAPEFLMSNLYKAIFDELEGLFWETTQDSTAKENGEEAEDAGGTVENLVGEGNGRHPPSKIDDNRLADDGCSSSRKHDGDPAQDNGKDDTMRGNGLAGEGAQSIKHTKIGKHESNPSCGSIKRVTFQEEAMEVKRGKLLWELLAEEDDDGFSTWGSGRFGFRTDNADCDGSSTAEAEQKERDGRYRNDASTPSTVNATDSLHRPRKGTSLLFSKLKLSFNKHKENRRKLSGWSYDLDKEKIEVENQVDERSKHSLRKYKTGPVDHDAILKALSKALETTELAYLDMTHKAIDQNPELALMGSCLLVVLMKDEDVYVMNLGDSRAIVAQYQPELDASFRALNIQKNFTSALEGILEDASDRSGNLRLGEAEFPAHQVKLTALQLSTDHSTSIEEEVLRIKREHPDDSQCIVNDRVKGRLKVTRAFGAGFLKQAGLNNALLEMFRNEYIGTAPYISSSPSLRHYRLGPSDQFLVLSSDGLYQYLSNQEVVSYVENFMDKFPDGDPAQYLIEELLFRAAKKAGMEFHELLDIPQGDRRKYHDDVTVMVISLEGRIWKSSGKYL; this is encoded by the exons ATGGGAAACGGCGTCTCTGTTCTCCTCCCCTGCGTCAGAGCCGGTCCTGGTGGTCATCACGACTTGATCTTCTCGGAGGAGCCGCTCGACCAGACGCTCGGCCATTCCTTCTGCTACATCCGACACGGGTGCCGCCTTCTTTCCCCTTCCGATTCTGGCCGTttctccccctcctcctcctgtCGCCTCGCTGCTCCTGCCGCTGGCGTTGCGGCCGAGACAACCTTCCGCTCGATCTCCGGCGCGTCCGTCAGCGCCAACTCCTCAGCCCCGATTGCCGTCTTCTCCCAGGGCCATTCGGACCACGATGGGGGGCTCGGGTTTTCCTCCGTCGGTGGTGATTATGGGTTCAATGTTGGCGGTAAGAACGGCGACAATTTCTTCGTTAGCAGCTCGTTCTTTAGCTCCTTACCTCTGCAACCGGTTCCTCGGGTGCTGGTTCAGCAGAGCCAGGAGCTAGGGAATTCAGGTAGGTTCGAGCGCGGATTCATGTCCGGTCCATTGGAACGGGGAGCGGCCTCCGGGCCGCTGGATAGTTCGGACGGCATCCATTTCTCGGCCCCCTTGGGCGGGTACTatctcaagaagaagaagaagaggcacGTTTTATCTGGGGTTGCGATCAAGAGGGCGTTCCAGAGGAATTTCTCGGAGAAGAAGAGGCCTTGGGTTTTCCCAGTGCTTAATTTCGTGGGACTGCATCAACCTAGAGAGGTTGTCAGTTGTAATGGTAACGATAATGGCAATGACAATGGCAGCAAGAGGAGGTACTGTGATGATTTGGAGAAAGAAGGTTGGAGCAGGGATTTTGGTGACGGTCTTCAGTGGGCTCATGGAAAAGCTGGGGAAGATAGAGTGCATGTGGTCGTTTCCGAGGAGAATGGCTGGCTCTTTGTTGGTATTTATGATGGTTTTAATGGACCTGACGCTCCTGAATTCTTGATGTCTAACCTTTACAAGGCCATTTTCGACGAACTTGAAGGCTTATTTTGGGAAACTACACAGGATTCAACTGCGAAAGAAAATGGGGAAGAAGCCGAGGATGCGGGAGGGACGGTGGAGAATTTGGTGGGAGAGGGAAATGGGCGCCATCCACCTTCAAAGATTGATGACAACAGGCTGGCCGATGATGGTTGCAGCAGCTCCAGGAAACACGATGGTGATCCCGCGCAGGACAATGGTAAAGATGATACGATGCGGGGAAATGGATTGGCTGGTGAAGGAGCTCAGTCTATAAAACACACTAAGATAGGAAAGCACGAATCAAATCCATCTTGTGGGTCCATTAAAAGAGTGACCTTCCAAGAAGAGGCAATGGAGGTGAAGAGAGGGAAACTTCTGTGGGAACTACTCGCCGAAGAAGACGACGATGGGTTCTCCACTTGGGGTTCTGGTCGTTTTGGCTTTCGAACAGACAATGCTGATTGTGATGGGTCATCTACCGCAGAGGCAGAGCAGAAGGAAAGAGATGGACGATATCGAAATGACGCGTCCACGCCTTCAACGGTCAATGCTACTGATTCACTTCATCGGCCTCGAAAGGGAACATCCTTGCTCTTCTCCAAGCTAAAACTTAGTTTTAACAAGCACAAAGAGAATCGTCGAAAATTGTCCGGTTGGTCGTATGATTTAGACAAAGAGAAGATTGAGGTGGAGAACCAAGTCGATGAAAGATCTAAGCATAGCCTCCGAAAGTACAAAACTGGTCCTGTTGATCATGATGCCATCTTGAAGGCCCTTTCCAAGGCACTTGAAACTACTGAACTCGCATATCTGGATATGACCCATAAGGCTATTGATCAGAACCCTGAGCTGGCGTTGATGGGTTCCTGTCTATTGGTGGTGTTGATGAAGGATGAGGATGTGTATGTAATGAATCTTGGTGATAGTCGTGCTATAGTGGCCCAATACCAACCAGAATTAGATGCATCTTTCAGGGCTCTAAACATCCAGAAAAATTTCACATCAGCTTTGGAGGGTATCCTTGAGGATGCTTCTGATCGTAGCGGGAACTTGCGTCTGGGGGAGGCTGAATTCCCTGCTCACCAAGTGAAGCTAACGGCCTTGCAGTTATCCACCGACCATAGCACCAGCATCGAAGAA GAAGTCTTGAGAATCAAGAGAGAACATCCAGATGACAGCCAATGCATTGTCAACGACAGGGTGAAGGGTCGTTTGAAGGTCACAAGGGCCTTTGGTGCTGGTTTCCTCAAACAG GCGGGCTTGAACAATGCACTGCTTGAAATGTTTCGGAATGAGTATATTGGTACTGCACCATacatttcttcttctccttctcttcgcCATTATAGACTTGGTCCGAGTGACCAATTTTTGGTCCTCTCATCGGATGGATTGTATCAGTACCTAAGCAATCA